GTCCCTCAGCCCCGAACAAACTCCGGCAAGTGCATGTTCTCCTTTTCAGCTGCTATTCTTTCTAATGCACTCGCCCTTGAGACCAAACAGCTCAGTTGTAAGAACTCCTCTAGTCTCGCCTAATGCTCTGATTTCTTTCTCTGCTTTTTTTACGCGCAAGCTACGTGAACTTTTCATTCAAAAACTCAATTCCGTTGCCCATCTCGAAGAACTTTGCTGCTTTGCATGCCGTTTTCTGCTTTACTGCAATTGCTATTTCTCCTAATCGTCCAAGTTTGCTGCGATATACTGTTTGTAACTATGTTAATTTAAACTTTTATAttgtgttaatttttaatttcattttaaatgttacattcaattaattattgtatgtgtgtatttttgaaatttatttgtatatatttctttcTGTATTACAGAGGGCCACGTGTTAGAAAACTCtttactgggttaatcatgtattaccctctcaaaataaagttcattgtattgtattgtattgtattgtattgtattgtattgtattgtattgtattgtattgtattgtactgtactgtattgtattgtaagatTAGCTACCGGGAATTCATATAGAACCGTTGGGCTAACCTTTGGAATCGGTCGATGCACTGCTATGAATGTGAAGGACGAATTCTGCACTGCCTTGTTGCGAAGAGCGGACGATTTTATCAAATTTCCCAAGACCGAGGCCGAAACCAGCGGGCAATCCATACAGGAATTTCAGGACATTAGCCGTTTCCCTCAGGTCGTAGGCGCACTTGATGGGTCCCATATTCCAATCAGGGCGCCTAAAGAAGACCTAAAGGAGTATCTTAATCGGGAAAGCTTCCACAGCATCGTTTTGCAGGGGGTTGCTGGTGCTAACGGCAAGTTTTTGCATGTGAGTACTGGCTATGCAGGAAGTATTCACGATGCTCGCGTGCTACGAATGATCTCACTACTACTTGTAATAGGAAACGGCGACATCTTGCATTCCCCAACGCGTAGGATAGGTAGCACGCAAGTAAAACCACTCATTGTTGCTGACCCAGCTTATAAACTTACGACCTGGTGCCTTAAACCATTTCCTCAGGCCAGAGCCCTGAGCGATAGCCAACGAAATTTCAATAAATCATTGAGAAGTGCAAGAGCGGTTGTGGAGCGGGCATTTGGACTGTTGAAGGGGAGGTGGTGCCTACTGAATAAACTGGATGAATCAGTGGAGAAAATGCCCTCTACAATTATGGCCTGTTGCATACTACACAATATTTGCCTGGAGGTTAATGATCCCACTGCAATTGATGTCGTCAGTGATGGGAATGGATTTCCTTGAGTGTCTCTGCCATGATATCAATGCGGATGGTGCTAGATTAAGGAACGTCATAAAAGCCGACAATTTGTACTGAAGCTGTATTTTATGACATTTTTCCTGCAAAGATTagttcattttcatttcagttttcaTATTTTAAGCAAAAAGATGTTTTTTCTGGTActtcttatttcattattaacatgtatgtaataataaaaaaatggtatatatgaaaatttcaaatgaaattgaaaaaatatattaatgtGATTGATACAAGACGAAGGAACATTGATCTcgtagaaaaaaatatttcatttctatttaatttttttgcatttgtggTTTCTGCATGTTGTAAGCAAATAATTGTGTCATTCCTTAAGTTCTGAATTCATTGTAAACGAgtattaatttaaatttttataagaaacgatttagaaatacatgaaacaagaaatataagtgacagaaaccgacgtttcggtgcatcttgcgccattatcaaggttacaaagataaaatgcggtttgtggAAAGACTAACTTgaaacgaatttgcataaaagagtgccaagctaattacatgaatactttagcacgaagagaatccgactgtacattcaatgctggtttaattaagatcttgaatacacagcatttcattaacaaggcagtcaaatttgttcttgcatttcttgattacattgaagcgtgctaagaaattgttcggaacagcagtgttatgttctttgcaataatgcctgtaaatagatgacgccttttgacGGTGTCCCTCAACGCGCCTGTGAAGGTGGCCCTTTGTGTACCCGACATAACCTAtatcgcacaggtcacacttgagtaaataaacaacgcattgctgggTTACGATGTTAGGCTTGGGCTCACGCAAGCTTAGATCTTGTTTAAGCTTGCGGCTGGTAAACACGGGTTGAATGGTCTTTTGCACCTTGCTGCTAAGATCTCTAAGTTGTCGTTTGACAGACACTGCAGCATCCTGATCTTTATAGGGGATAACTATCCGGATGGCGTCATTGGTATGCTGTTAAGGCTGGTCCACTGCGACTCTCGAGGTGATAAACCCCTGGATGACGGAATCAATAAGGTGATTCGGATACCTCAGCTTACGGAAACTTCTCTCAGACGTTCACACTCTTCTGAAAAATGCGCCCAAGATGATGATAGCCGGTGCGCACGATCAAGCATAGTGATGAGTAAGCCATGCTTGTAGCGGCTGTCCACACGGCTATGATAGTGCAGGAGTAGCCCTGTGTTTGTCGGCTTAacgtaaacctttgtttcaacacatggtGCGCGGTTTAAAAACTGCACCCCAAGGAAAGGGAGCATCCCTTTTTCCTCTACCTCCATAGTGAAGCTCACGGCGCTATGAGCGTGGTTCAGAGTATCCAAAAATTGTGTAGCCGCTGCCAGATCCGGCATCCTGACTAGATTGTCGTCTACGTAGCGGCGGTAAAATTCTGGGAGTTTTCTTTGACTTTTTAGGGACCCTTCAATAGAGCACATAAATACATTAGCCAAAAGGGGTCCAAGAGGAGACCCCATAGCTACTCCATTGGTCTGTTCGTATAGGGCCCCGTCGAACTGAAACAGCTGCTCCTTTGTAGCAACGTGCAGAAGATTAACGAGATCAGTTCTGGTCAAGTTTAGATCATACGTGTCGTTGAACCAGTTGTTCTCGAAAGCTTTCCGTGCCAGGATGTCAATTGTTTCGTCTAAGGGTACATTGGTGAAGAGCGATGAGACGTCATAAGAGACCAAGATTTCTCCCGGGTTTATCTTAACTCCACGAATTTCATTTGTGAAGGCAAAGATATCAGTGATGGTATGTTCGTTTACCGACAAGGGCTTAAGCATAGCATCAAGCCATTTAGCAAGGGCGTAGTTGTAAGTGCCGGTAGCAGATAACATAGGAAGCATTGCTAATTGCCTCTTGTGGGTCTTGGGCAATCCATATAAGTGAGCCAGTCTTGATCCGGTAGGTCGAACGGAGTCAGCAATCGCCGATGGTAAAATTCTGCGCACTGTTGACTCTaccagtttttctttctcttttatgcaaattcgtttcAACTTAGCTTTttcacaaaccgcattttatctttgtaaccttgataatggcgcaagatgcaccgaaacgttGGTTTCtgtcacttatatttcttgtttcatgaATTTAAATTTTGAGGTTTTTACTATTGGGACGAAATTGGAAAATGGGGTTAACATCATTTGATAGAAAAGGTTCACTTCAAACAAGTTCAAAAGTGACAACAATAAAAAATCTATGTACTTGATGTTTTCTTCGAATAAGAAAATCTATGTACTTGCTTGATTTTCACTTCAAACAAGTTTAAcagcaacaataataaaaacatcTATGTACTTGAGGTTTACTTCAAACAACTTCAAGAGTAACaatgacaaaaattaaaaatctttgtACTTGATGTACAAAAACTTGTCTCAAAGTCCGCAGTTTTCTCTTGAACTGTCGCCTTTAAAAATTTTCGATATTTCTTTTATAGCATCAAACATAAGTTTTTGACTTTAAGATCTTTCTCTGCCAACTTGTCGGCGAGGCGCTCGAAAAGCTCGTGGTCTTTTTTTTGACTCTCTTGTAAAAATTTCGCAAGATCGCTGTTGGACTCAGCCGAGGCAGCCTTCGCTTTCTTTACAACAGGCGCTTTTCCTTTGCTCCTTTTTTTGGGACTTTTTGGGTTTCTTTTTAAGTTCTTTTCGAACTCCTGTTCCAGGTCTGCATCGCTTTCGTGATCGGCTGGAATATTTGTTTCAGGTGAAGCTTCAGAGTCACCAATTGCAGTTGGGTTGGCATCTTCACCGAAACCACATTCGACAACTTCTTTCGGCGTGATGTTCGGCTTGGATCCCAAAACTTCATCGATCTCGTCGTAGCATTCGAACGATTCCCGGGTGTTGCCACTTCGGGAATTGTGGTCCTTTACTCGTTTGTACTCGTCCTGAAGGTATTTAATGCGAGCCTTACACTGCGTACCAGTGCGGTAGCTTGGTATTTTCTGGTCTTTAAGAATGGAATTGAGCTTCTTTGCGATGGTGTCCCACACAGTGCTGTTTCTTTTCTTGCAGATAGGGATATTGTCCCTCCACAATTCAAGTAAATACCTTGTCTCCGCATCTGTCCAGTTAGAGCCACGGTTCCTGTTCGTAGCTCGTGGCTGTGGATTTTCTTCGTTCGTTGTGCTTTCGCTTTCGCTTTCGCTGCTCGGGACTGAGATTGTCGAGGGTGACACATGTGGCATAGGAACTTGGTATGGAAGAATTGCTGGTTGACCGTAATGCGGGAATTGATTCTGCATGCCGACGCGTGTGAAACAGGTAAAGCCGAGGGACGAGGGGTAACGGGTCCGCAGGAATTGTAAAACGGCGAAAGAATTGGGAAGTGTTTTGCAATTCATCAACCTGGTTTACAAGCATACAAgcccggggggggtactttaggaatttctgggtggggatgtgccgctgggaccctggaacccttagcctataccagagctagttcagctgaattttgctaccctatgctagagtaaactcccaccgatttccgtctaaataccgatacttgagagttaataatatccagaagtttctcatgatagccatttattgacactgttgaggctgagttgcgcaaatttaaactttgccgactcgactttttaatatttttgagcgggaatttctggtttccttagtcttgataaaatcttcaagcgactggtcagtttcgtgaaaaatgataccctattctagacccaaacgctctgatttatataccctatgctagagtaaactgcttgaaaaccatacccttcacagcggcacatacctatatagcccatatatggcagtaccccccccgggcATACAAGGTTTTGTTTGGAAAGAACCACGAGGCGAGCGTCTGGAAAATAAATTTGCCAGATTGTTTGGCAGGCATCTGTCACTACAGGCGATCAGATATTGGCTGCGGTATTTGTCGGGTCAAGTTAAACCATCTTGCGAGGTAGTATAACTCTGCGTGAGTTTCCTGTCTTATAAAGGCGAGAAAACCCGTTGTTTTTCCTTGTGAAAACAGTTGGCATTGTTAACTCTGTATTTCCGGATTTTTCTGACTTTATCTAGCTAAAATTGTCCTAGTGTAAACACAACCTATTGACCGAATGCCGctaaaaatggccgccaacaaattattcttttgtctttatgttaattagcctaactagcctcgttttacacaTGTTTCGGATGACCTTTTTATCATTACGAAATTACCACTCAAccaaagcatcaaacttggccTTACAAGGTCGTGCAACACGCAAGCCATAAGAGTCTACTATTATTAACTCAAGATGTACAGTTCTCGTTGTTATCACTTCTCAAGTGAtgacatcgtgagacaaacgataaTATACAGTGGAACCCGAATATAACGGCCCTTTATGAAGCGGCCACTCTCCATTAAGCAGCcagttttcaaagtcccgaTTTTCAGTTTGCTCATACAAATACTGTATTTGTTACCTGTATAAGGCTGTATTATGCCGCCACTTCTATTAAGCGGCCGTGGCCACCCTGTAGCAGgctgtattaagcggccaccttTGAACAGAAACTAAGCCACATGTCATTTTATGCAgtattttattgtttaaaatGCGATCCATCCTCAATTTAAAGAAATAAGTTAAATAACACCGTTTTACCTTTTCCTCTGTTAACTCACTTCGATGCTTTAAAAAATGTTACACATATTATACCGTTAACAAGgtggtaattttgtttaaaagtaCTAATCGCTTGAAAGAGTGTTGATTGTCCTAATGTTTCCTTGCGTGATGTCTTTGTGTATGAAGTGCCTTTAAGATTGACATTAGACCACGCCTAGTCAGTATTTTTAGTGatcctgtattaagcggccagttCCTCAAGTTCCGAGGGTTTCCGTTATATACAGATTCGACTGTACTTCCTATTTTACCAATACATACATGCAATATTTATGATATACTCAAAAGACCAtagcgtttctgattggtcattgACGATTGCATAAATAGGTTAGTTGCTAGGGACACAATATCCGTGGAGTAATTTTGAGTTTATAGGATAAATAAAATATCGTTCGTGCATTTCACGATTTATgttcatttattttcttttgaaagttctcaaatagacctctttacagctgtgtgcttagttacctgccctttaaatgaaagtgaggctggtgttgaccctgttatatgatacagacctccatccttttcttatgttaatcaTGTtcttgtcatgctaattagtaagaatttacataagaaaagcagtgaggtttctatcaaaacaaggtcaactccagcctcagtttcattcataggccaggtaactaagcacacaactgtaaaattaaCTATTGTACTTGCCTCAAGGCTCgataaactttcaaaacatcactcaaacccataaatcacgaaatacaCGAGCGATTCTTATTTGCTATTTACTCAAAATTACTCCATGGCGATTAGGAAATTTTCTAGAAGATGAAAATACTAGAGAATACAGTTGCATGTTGTCTTGATTGGTATGCATTGAAATAGATTTAATTAATCAAGGTGGTTCCCCAGAGTATTTGCTAATTCCCTCACTACagggcacgagttacaaaaggaaactcAGTTAATTTCTCTTAAAATTTTCCCTGTAGACatttaccagtatgggtaccgatTTAAGACCATATAAGAAGGCTTATTCtttgggtgtcaatttttggattaaggccgttaccatggcaacatcaggCAGAtgaatgtattcctattttcgGCTCAAATTCCTAaatatttatactttccttcggtgaatttctttttattctttGCAACATTATaaaaatgatattgcctgacattttgaagagGTAATAACTCAAGGTCTTTAAGGatgctcgaaagggttttcagctgctcgcgtcagctcatgattcaatgggtcaccagaaataaacaaataccgctaattcaCGAAAACTGCGAAAATTGTACACACGGTTTGATGGTCACTTACAAACGGTCGCGTGAAAATtttctaaaattaatttttttcttcaaattttaccattgaaagatgatgagttagtgatgtcagaaatgttaaaaaatgggggggccaccgacttcgttttggagagaacttgcccggaagaacaccctaaatctaaaaaaaatccggcttctttagcgaataaggccaaagtgtctgtaagcccaaaaatattgcaattacatctttgaagtgaaatgttctctaccaaactttgtttaagtggacccatcaagtgaatttagttaactgttgaggttccttaaagaaaaagttggcatttagcgaccatagttttatgcgccttgcagccgcaagatggcaggattccatgtccccgaggacagaaatcttgaaatttct
The sequence above is a segment of the Montipora foliosa isolate CH-2021 chromosome 2, ASM3666993v2, whole genome shotgun sequence genome. Coding sequences within it:
- the LOC137991795 gene encoding uncharacterized protein → MTIWVYPRPQFWFEQLVVNRYQDHLWRKHFKVSILLCICKQCSYDKGCRIRKLSGPSAPNKLRLATGNSYRTVGLTFGIGRCTAMNVKDEFCTALLRRADDFIKFPKTEAETSGQSIQEFQDISRFPQVVGALDGSHIPIRAPKEDLKEYLNRESFHSIVLQGVAGANGKFLHVSTGYAGSIHDARVLRMISLLLVIGNGDILHSPTRRIGSTQVKPLIVADPAYKLTTWCLKPFPQARALSDSQRNFNKSLRSARAVVERAFGLLKGRWCLLNKLDESVEKMPSTIMACCILHNICLEVNDPTAIDVVSDGNGFP
- the LOC137991796 gene encoding uncharacterized protein, coding for MLPMLSATGTYNYALAKWLDAMLKPLSVNEHTITDIFAFTNEIRGVKINPGEILVSYDVSSLFTNVPLDETIDILARKAFENNWFNDTYDLNLTRTDLVNLLHVATKEQLFQFDGALYEQTNGVAMGSPLGPLLANVFMCSIEGSLKSQRKLPEFYRRYVDDNLVRMPDLAAATQFLDTLNHAHSAVSFTMEVEEKGMLPFLGVQFLNRAPCVETKVYVKPTNTGLLLHYHSRVDSRYKHGLLITMLDRAHRLSSSWAHFSEECERLREVSVS